The Helianthus annuus cultivar XRQ/B chromosome 16, HanXRQr2.0-SUNRISE, whole genome shotgun sequence genome includes a window with the following:
- the LOC110915730 gene encoding histone deacetylase 5 isoform X1 encodes MEFPPDQSNGTEPSERRRVGLVYDERMCKHSTPKGEIHPENPDRIRSIWNKLTSAGIHQRCVIFDAKEVEDKYIAAVHTNNHINLIKTISSEKMASKRNRVAARYNSIHFNEGSSESAYLAAGSVLEAAKKVAKGELNSAFAIVRPPGHHAEESEPMGFCLFNNVAIATCFLLNQKELGINKILIVDWDVHHGNGTQKMFWKDSRVLFFSVHRHEYGSFYPTGDDGSHIMIGEGAGAGYNINVPWENGQCGDADYIAVWDHILIPVAREFNPDIIIISAGFDAAIGDPLGGCRITPHGYSILLKKLMKFSGGKIIMALEGGYNLNSLANSAAACVEMLLEDKPIAESVEVYPFESTWRVIKAVREELSAFWPILADKLPEELTTKVTLQLQYYSSQSEDEYDDGPNSGDLEEDVTIPLSKLNLSEDVDGADKVTTATSSQAWRSELSKIHVWYASFGSNMSESRFLCYIQGGQAEGMKRPCRGSVDKTKPTEVMWKTVPHRLFFGRESTVTWGPGGVAFLNPEINNQEKTFMCLYRITLEQFNDVLLQENVRTDTSSPFFDLNALDSIEYEKNISLEALKDGWYHNVVYLGKENDLPILTMTCTHAHVEGFKSGKIPICAPAKGYADTLVRGLVQGKQLSEDEAVAYIQEAATKPL; translated from the exons ATGGAGTTTCCGCCTGATCAAAGCAACGGAACTGAGCCGAGTGAACGACGTCGTGTTGGACTGGTCTACGATGAACGGATGTGCAAGCATTCAACACCTAAAGGCGAAATTCATCCCGAAAATCCCGATCGCATTCGTTCTATTTGGAACAAACTCACGTCTGCTGGAATTCATCAGAG ATGCGTGATCTTTGATGCCAAAGAAGTGGAAGACAAATATATAGCTGCAGTTCATACTAACAATCACATTAATCTGATCAAGACTATAAGCTCCGAAAAGATGGCTTCAAAAAGAAATAGGGTGGCTGCTAGATACAATTCGATACATTTCAATGAAGGTTCATCAGAGTCTGCTTATCTTGCTGCTGGCTCCGTGCTTGAG GCTGCTAAGAAAGTTGCAAAAGGGGAACTTAACTCCGCCTTTGCTATTGTTCGACCTCCTGGACACCATGCAGAAGAAAGTGAACCAATGGGATTTTGTCTATTTAACAATGTTGCAATTGCAACCTGCTTTCTTCTTAACCAAAAA GAATTAGGTATCAACAAGATATTGATTGTTGATTGGGACGTCCATCACGGAAATGGTACTCAAAAGATGTTTTGGAAAGACTCGCGAGTGCTGTTCTTTTCTGTTCACAG GCATGAGTATGGGAGTTTTTATCCTACGGGTGATGATGGTTCACACATCATGATCGGTGAGGGAGCTGGTGCTGGATATAATATAAATGTTCCATGGGAGAATGGTCAGTGTGGGGATGCAGATTATATCGCTGTTTGGGACCATATATTAATCCCAGTTGCACGAGAATTCAACCCCGACATAATTATAATCTCAGCAGGATTTGATGCAG CCATTGGTGACCCTCTTGGAGGCTGTCGTATCACGCCACATGGTTATTCTATACTGTTGAAAAAG CTGATGAAGTTTAGTGGGGGAAAGATCATCATGGCATTAGAAGGAGGATACAATCTCAACTCATTAGCAAATTCAGCAGCTGCTTGTGTGGAAATGTTGCTAGAAGACAAACCTATCGCTGAATCCGTTGAGGTTTATCCATTTGAATCCACATGGAGAGTGATCAAAGCG GTTCGTGAGGAATTAAGTGCATTTTGGCCAATACTAGCAGACAAATTGCCTGAAGAGTTGACCACCAAAGTAACACTACAACTTCAG TATTATAGCTCGCAATCAGAAGATGAATATGACGATGGTCCAAATTCAGGGGATCTTGAAGAGGATGTTACAATACCACTTTCGAAACTGAATCTCAGTGAAGACGTTGATGGTGCAG ATAAAGTCACGACCGCCACTTCTTCTCAAGCCTGGAGATCTGAGTTATCGAAAATCCATGTTTGGTATGCCTCTTTTGGATCAAACATGAGTGAGTCAAGATTCCTTTGTTATATACAAGGTGGCCAG GCAGAAGGCATGAAAAGGCCATGTCGAGGGTCCGTGGATAAAACGAAGCCAACAGAGGTCATGTGGAAGACGGTTCCTCACCGTTTATTCTTCGGTAGAGAGAGTACTGTTACTTGGGGTCCTGGAGGTGTTGCTTTCCTTAATCCTGAAATTAACAATCAGGAAAAAACTTTTATGTGCCTTTACAGGATCAC TCTCGAGCAGTTTAATGATGTTCTGCTTCAGGAAAATGTCCGTACGGACACAAGTTCTCCTTTCTTTGACCTGAATGCTTTGGATTCCATTGAATATGAAAAGAATATTTCTTTGGAAGCTCTCAAG GACGGTTGGTACCATAATGTTGTTTACTTAGGGAAGGAGAATGACCTTCCAATCCTAACAATGAC GTGCACTCATGCTCATGTTGAGGGATTTAAGTCTGGGAAGATACCAATTTGTGCACCAGCTAAAGGATATGCAGACACCTTGGTTAGAGGACTTGTACAGGGGAAACAACTGTCAGAAGATGAAGCTGTTGCTTATATACAGGAGGCTGCTACAAAACCGTTATGA
- the LOC110915730 gene encoding histone deacetylase 5 isoform X2, whose translation MEFPPDQSNGTEPSERRRVGLVYDERMCKHSTPKGEIHPENPDRIRSIWNKLTSAGIHQRCVIFDAKEVEDKYIAAVHTNNHINLIKTISSEKMASKRNRVAARYNSIHFNEGSSESAYLAAGSVLEAAKKVAKGELNSAFAIVRPPGHHAEESEPMGFCLFNNVAIATCFLLNQKELGINKILIVDWDVHHGNGTQKMFWKDSRVLFFSVHRHEYGSFYPTGDDGSHIMIGEGAGAGYNINVPWENGQCGDADYIAVWDHILIPVAREFNPDIIIISAGFDAAIGDPLGGCRITPHGYSILLKKLMKFSGGKIIMALEGGYNLNSLANSAAACVEMLLEDKPIAESVEVYPFESTWRVIKAVREELSAFWPILADKLPEELTTKVTLQLQYYSSQSEDEYDDGPNSGDLEEDVTIPLSKLNLSEDVDDKVTTATSSQAWRSELSKIHVWYASFGSNMSESRFLCYIQGGQAEGMKRPCRGSVDKTKPTEVMWKTVPHRLFFGRESTVTWGPGGVAFLNPEINNQEKTFMCLYRITLEQFNDVLLQENVRTDTSSPFFDLNALDSIEYEKNISLEALKDGWYHNVVYLGKENDLPILTMTCTHAHVEGFKSGKIPICAPAKGYADTLVRGLVQGKQLSEDEAVAYIQEAATKPL comes from the exons ATGGAGTTTCCGCCTGATCAAAGCAACGGAACTGAGCCGAGTGAACGACGTCGTGTTGGACTGGTCTACGATGAACGGATGTGCAAGCATTCAACACCTAAAGGCGAAATTCATCCCGAAAATCCCGATCGCATTCGTTCTATTTGGAACAAACTCACGTCTGCTGGAATTCATCAGAG ATGCGTGATCTTTGATGCCAAAGAAGTGGAAGACAAATATATAGCTGCAGTTCATACTAACAATCACATTAATCTGATCAAGACTATAAGCTCCGAAAAGATGGCTTCAAAAAGAAATAGGGTGGCTGCTAGATACAATTCGATACATTTCAATGAAGGTTCATCAGAGTCTGCTTATCTTGCTGCTGGCTCCGTGCTTGAG GCTGCTAAGAAAGTTGCAAAAGGGGAACTTAACTCCGCCTTTGCTATTGTTCGACCTCCTGGACACCATGCAGAAGAAAGTGAACCAATGGGATTTTGTCTATTTAACAATGTTGCAATTGCAACCTGCTTTCTTCTTAACCAAAAA GAATTAGGTATCAACAAGATATTGATTGTTGATTGGGACGTCCATCACGGAAATGGTACTCAAAAGATGTTTTGGAAAGACTCGCGAGTGCTGTTCTTTTCTGTTCACAG GCATGAGTATGGGAGTTTTTATCCTACGGGTGATGATGGTTCACACATCATGATCGGTGAGGGAGCTGGTGCTGGATATAATATAAATGTTCCATGGGAGAATGGTCAGTGTGGGGATGCAGATTATATCGCTGTTTGGGACCATATATTAATCCCAGTTGCACGAGAATTCAACCCCGACATAATTATAATCTCAGCAGGATTTGATGCAG CCATTGGTGACCCTCTTGGAGGCTGTCGTATCACGCCACATGGTTATTCTATACTGTTGAAAAAG CTGATGAAGTTTAGTGGGGGAAAGATCATCATGGCATTAGAAGGAGGATACAATCTCAACTCATTAGCAAATTCAGCAGCTGCTTGTGTGGAAATGTTGCTAGAAGACAAACCTATCGCTGAATCCGTTGAGGTTTATCCATTTGAATCCACATGGAGAGTGATCAAAGCG GTTCGTGAGGAATTAAGTGCATTTTGGCCAATACTAGCAGACAAATTGCCTGAAGAGTTGACCACCAAAGTAACACTACAACTTCAG TATTATAGCTCGCAATCAGAAGATGAATATGACGATGGTCCAAATTCAGGGGATCTTGAAGAGGATGTTACAATACCACTTTCGAAACTGAATCTCAGTGAAGACGTTGATG ATAAAGTCACGACCGCCACTTCTTCTCAAGCCTGGAGATCTGAGTTATCGAAAATCCATGTTTGGTATGCCTCTTTTGGATCAAACATGAGTGAGTCAAGATTCCTTTGTTATATACAAGGTGGCCAG GCAGAAGGCATGAAAAGGCCATGTCGAGGGTCCGTGGATAAAACGAAGCCAACAGAGGTCATGTGGAAGACGGTTCCTCACCGTTTATTCTTCGGTAGAGAGAGTACTGTTACTTGGGGTCCTGGAGGTGTTGCTTTCCTTAATCCTGAAATTAACAATCAGGAAAAAACTTTTATGTGCCTTTACAGGATCAC TCTCGAGCAGTTTAATGATGTTCTGCTTCAGGAAAATGTCCGTACGGACACAAGTTCTCCTTTCTTTGACCTGAATGCTTTGGATTCCATTGAATATGAAAAGAATATTTCTTTGGAAGCTCTCAAG GACGGTTGGTACCATAATGTTGTTTACTTAGGGAAGGAGAATGACCTTCCAATCCTAACAATGAC GTGCACTCATGCTCATGTTGAGGGATTTAAGTCTGGGAAGATACCAATTTGTGCACCAGCTAAAGGATATGCAGACACCTTGGTTAGAGGACTTGTACAGGGGAAACAACTGTCAGAAGATGAAGCTGTTGCTTATATACAGGAGGCTGCTACAAAACCGTTATGA